From a single Actinomycetota bacterium genomic region:
- a CDS encoding cytochrome c maturation protein CcmE, with the protein MNKRARNRLIGISVIVVFAVAAILVGAGPDGAYSRTVSEVAGKTEFSGDRVRVTGTVIEGSWNRRTDPMIFDIRNEGATDGPQIRVEYVGNVPATFGDGVVAIITGTLDDGSTKITSDTMVTQCPSRYESIEGAISVDDLLASTGGGYRMVTGFVVAGSIKPVTEEFRFKVQNTNSGGSQVPIIYQGALPSGMDSGSQVVFGGEMDENGAFVAVTVSLSEAEQQ; encoded by the coding sequence GTGAACAAACGAGCCCGTAATCGCCTCATAGGAATCAGCGTCATTGTCGTTTTCGCCGTTGCGGCGATTCTGGTAGGAGCCGGACCGGATGGGGCGTATTCGAGAACCGTCAGCGAAGTCGCTGGTAAAACCGAGTTTTCCGGGGATAGGGTCAGGGTTACGGGTACCGTGATAGAAGGTTCCTGGAACCGTAGGACCGATCCGATGATCTTCGATATTCGCAATGAGGGGGCTACTGATGGCCCACAAATCCGAGTTGAGTATGTGGGGAATGTTCCGGCAACTTTTGGTGATGGGGTAGTTGCAATCATTACCGGCACTCTCGATGATGGCAGCACCAAAATTACCTCTGACACGATGGTCACCCAATGTCCTTCGCGCTACGAGTCTATCGAAGGCGCCATTAGTGTTGACGACCTGTTGGCCAGCACCGGAGGCGGCTATAGGATGGTCACCGGATTCGTGGTCGCTGGCAGCATAAAGCCCGTAACCGAGGAGTTCCGTTTCAAGGTCCAAAATACCAATAGCGGAGGAAGCCAGGTTCCGATCATCTATCAAGGTGCACTTCCCAGCGGAATGGACTCGGGGTCCCAGGTGGTTTTTGGTGGAGAGATGGATGAAAATGGAGCGTTTGTCGCTGTAACTGTCTCTCTTTCCGAGGCCGAGCAGCAGTAA
- a CDS encoding response regulator transcription factor, whose amino-acid sequence MTASEPLPRVLVVDDEQAILDFISYNLQKEGYEVVTATDGDTAVTLAENSPFDLVILDIMLPGIDGYEVCRRIRSRCDVPLLFLSARDTELDKVVGLEIGGDDYLAKPFGIRELQARVRALLRRSSRNAQESEVSAGKLVASEILLDEGTHSAYHGETPIELTPREFELLAALMRRPGIVLSREHLLKQAWKWEYIVETKTVDTHIKRLRDKLESAGIDPSVIETVRGYGYRIQP is encoded by the coding sequence ATGACAGCAAGTGAGCCCCTTCCCAGAGTACTTGTCGTCGATGACGAGCAAGCGATTCTCGACTTTATATCCTACAACCTGCAAAAGGAGGGCTACGAGGTCGTCACCGCTACCGACGGTGACACCGCAGTCACTCTCGCCGAGAACTCTCCCTTCGACCTGGTTATCCTCGATATCATGCTCCCGGGCATCGACGGCTATGAGGTCTGCCGAAGGATTCGGTCGCGCTGCGATGTACCGCTGCTCTTTTTGTCCGCTCGAGACACCGAGCTCGACAAGGTTGTAGGCCTGGAGATCGGCGGAGATGACTATCTTGCAAAACCCTTCGGTATCCGCGAGTTACAGGCACGGGTGCGAGCGCTTTTACGCCGCTCCAGCCGCAACGCTCAAGAGAGCGAGGTATCTGCAGGGAAGCTTGTGGCCTCGGAGATCCTGCTGGACGAAGGAACTCACAGTGCCTATCACGGTGAAACACCCATCGAATTGACCCCGCGCGAATTCGAGTTGCTCGCCGCATTGATGCGCCGTCCGGGAATCGTGCTTAGCCGGGAACATCTCCTCAAGCAAGCGTGGAAGTGGGAGTACATTGTCGAGACAAAAACCGTCGACACACACATTAAGCGCTTGAGGGACAAGCTGGAATCAGCGGGAATCGATCCGTCTGTCATAGAAACAGTAAGGGGTTACGGCTACCGGATACAGCCCTGA
- a CDS encoding type III pantothenate kinase yields the protein MILAIDVGNTQTVFGLFSATPAADPGVGYALDSCWRVSTNSLLTADELRVKLGMLLQAGGRGWSDVDACVLASVVPRLTAVYQELAITATGMAPMTVGPGLKTGMSVRYDNPHEVGADRIANSVAAFAEFGGPAVIVDFGTATTLDVIDGTGAYLGGAIAPGVETSAEALFSKAARLSVVDLEAPSRVIGTNTRASVQAGLVLGEAVMIDGLVRRIWEELGTQTPVLATGGLAEKMADICETITHVDADLTLKGLILIYARNTGAES from the coding sequence ATGATCCTAGCTATCGATGTTGGGAACACCCAAACAGTGTTCGGGCTTTTTTCGGCAACACCCGCAGCTGATCCCGGCGTCGGGTATGCGCTGGACTCCTGCTGGAGAGTATCCACGAACTCGCTTCTGACCGCCGATGAGTTGCGCGTGAAGTTGGGAATGCTGCTCCAAGCGGGAGGAAGAGGCTGGAGCGACGTCGATGCCTGCGTGCTCGCCAGTGTCGTTCCTCGGCTTACGGCCGTTTACCAGGAGCTGGCGATAACCGCTACCGGAATGGCGCCGATGACAGTAGGGCCTGGCCTAAAAACGGGCATGTCTGTTCGATATGACAACCCGCATGAGGTTGGAGCCGACCGCATCGCCAATAGCGTCGCAGCATTCGCGGAGTTTGGAGGGCCTGCGGTAATCGTCGATTTTGGAACCGCAACTACCCTTGATGTGATCGATGGAACCGGTGCTTATCTCGGCGGAGCTATCGCGCCTGGGGTGGAGACGAGCGCCGAGGCCCTGTTCAGCAAGGCCGCACGCCTGTCAGTGGTGGATCTCGAGGCTCCTTCGCGTGTCATTGGAACCAATACTCGCGCCAGTGTTCAGGCAGGCCTAGTCTTGGGCGAAGCGGTGATGATAGACGGGCTTGTCCGCCGAATCTGGGAAGAGCTTGGCACGCAAACGCCGGTGTTGGCCACCGGAGGACTGGCCGAGAAGATGGCCGATATATGCGAGACGATAACTCACGTTGATGCCGATCTGACCCTGAAGGGGCTTATCTTGATATATGCACGCAACACTGGGGCCGAATCGTGA
- a CDS encoding quinate 5-dehydrogenase, which produces MKEVLSVSIGSAKRDHSVEIDLAGERFKIGRMGTDGSLERAAAIFSEYDGKVSAFGMGGIDMYLKAAGKRYYFREARKLGAAAGSTPIVDGSGLKGAIEAGVIRYLRDEHGLEFRDKKVLVTSAVDRWGLAEALRDEGCQMIFGDLIYALGVPVPIKRWSSLVMSIKILAPIAAQMPFSWLYPTGGEQERAPKSEPSVERLYQWADIIAGDWQYVRKFMPRDMRGKWVITNTTTPADVELCASRGVELLVATTPRFEGRTFGANVLEAVMVAYAGASGELAEEEYLELLGTFGFKPDLSWLGP; this is translated from the coding sequence ATCAAGGAAGTCCTGAGTGTATCGATCGGCTCGGCGAAGCGCGACCATAGTGTGGAGATCGACCTTGCGGGCGAGCGCTTCAAGATAGGCCGAATGGGCACAGACGGCTCTTTGGAGCGGGCAGCCGCGATCTTCTCCGAGTACGACGGGAAGGTTTCCGCCTTTGGCATGGGCGGAATCGACATGTACCTCAAAGCGGCTGGCAAGAGATACTACTTCCGGGAGGCCAGAAAGCTTGGAGCGGCGGCCGGCTCGACTCCGATTGTCGATGGCAGCGGCCTGAAAGGCGCGATCGAAGCAGGCGTTATCCGCTACCTGCGCGATGAGCACGGCCTTGAGTTTCGAGACAAGAAGGTCCTTGTGACTTCGGCGGTCGATCGATGGGGTTTGGCCGAGGCCCTCCGTGACGAAGGATGTCAGATGATCTTCGGCGACCTTATATATGCGCTGGGAGTACCTGTTCCGATCAAACGCTGGTCCTCGCTCGTGATGTCGATAAAAATATTGGCTCCGATTGCAGCGCAGATGCCGTTTTCCTGGCTCTATCCCACAGGCGGAGAGCAGGAGAGGGCACCTAAAAGCGAGCCCTCGGTCGAGCGGCTCTACCAGTGGGCGGACATCATCGCCGGGGATTGGCAGTACGTCAGGAAGTTCATGCCTCGGGATATGCGAGGCAAGTGGGTGATCACCAACACCACTACTCCTGCAGATGTGGAGCTTTGCGCCAGCCGAGGAGTGGAGTTGCTGGTCGCCACTACACCACGGTTCGAGGGCAGGACTTTCGGGGCCAACGTCCTCGAGGCGGTTATGGTGGCCTATGCAGGTGCTTCCGGAGAGCTTGCAGAGGAAGAATACCTGGAGCTCCTGGGGACTTTTGGATTTAAGCCCGATCTCTCCTGGCTCGGCCCATAA
- a CDS encoding DNA repair exonuclease, with protein sequence MGRPFTFVHAGDVHLDAPFAGISARDDRVRETLVRATYEAFDKIATIAIESRVAFVLLSGDVYNSRDKSVRAQFRFRSVMERLDSAGIQVYLVHGNHDPADGFSAGLKMPDNVRYFDCATVERIEHRDTEGRVLCALYGQGYRTAAVTENLAKRFSRNDADETAIGVLHANVGGQMDYEPYAPCSLDDLRAARMDYWALGHIHKPADLAENPRIRYCGSPQGLNPKETGAHGCWIVTMDRGKVLSERFVETASVRWERADIDVLGVSDIEGLTSAIRDACEDKSREANGLPVILRVYLKGRSEVYQHVSRGFALDELVEELREEQLQRSPWVWIQRAYNQIEPELDIDFLRDAEDFTGDMIRIADEMLTPATARKLLDEALEDLDKALKCFDSDAEELVQRARNLAVGRFMTEDDR encoded by the coding sequence ATGGGCCGACCGTTTACCTTCGTACACGCCGGAGATGTGCACCTTGACGCGCCCTTTGCCGGCATAAGCGCCAGAGACGACAGAGTGCGCGAGACCTTGGTGCGCGCCACATACGAGGCTTTCGACAAGATAGCTACTATCGCCATTGAGAGCCGCGTAGCGTTTGTGCTTCTCTCGGGAGATGTCTATAACAGCCGAGACAAGAGCGTGAGAGCCCAGTTTCGCTTCCGTTCAGTGATGGAGCGACTCGACAGTGCGGGCATCCAGGTGTATCTGGTCCACGGTAACCACGATCCCGCCGACGGGTTCTCGGCGGGTCTCAAGATGCCGGACAACGTCCGCTACTTTGATTGCGCCACGGTTGAGCGCATCGAGCATCGGGATACCGAAGGCCGAGTTCTCTGCGCGCTCTACGGCCAAGGCTATCGCACGGCGGCGGTGACGGAGAATCTGGCGAAGAGGTTTTCACGCAACGACGCCGATGAGACCGCGATTGGCGTATTGCACGCGAACGTAGGCGGCCAGATGGATTACGAGCCATATGCGCCGTGCTCGCTCGATGACCTTCGGGCTGCGCGGATGGACTACTGGGCGCTCGGTCACATTCACAAGCCGGCCGATCTCGCCGAGAATCCACGCATTCGTTATTGCGGGAGCCCCCAAGGGCTGAATCCGAAGGAGACGGGAGCGCACGGGTGCTGGATCGTGACGATGGACAGGGGCAAGGTGCTCTCCGAGAGGTTCGTCGAAACAGCCTCGGTGCGCTGGGAGCGCGCGGACATCGATGTTCTCGGCGTATCTGATATTGAAGGCCTCACCTCCGCGATCAGGGACGCGTGCGAAGATAAAAGTCGGGAGGCAAACGGTCTTCCTGTCATCTTGCGCGTGTACCTTAAAGGTCGAAGTGAGGTCTACCAGCACGTTTCCAGGGGCTTTGCGCTGGACGAACTCGTTGAGGAGCTTCGGGAAGAGCAGCTACAGCGCTCACCATGGGTGTGGATTCAGAGGGCGTACAACCAGATCGAGCCTGAGCTGGATATAGATTTTCTTCGGGATGCCGAAGATTTCACCGGGGACATGATCCGAATCGCAGATGAGATGCTGACTCCGGCGACGGCGCGAAAGCTCCTCGATGAAGCGCTCGAAGATCTCGACAAGGCTCTCAAATGCTTTGACAGCGACGCCGAGGAGCTGGTTCAGCGGGCCCGCAACCTGGCGGTAGGTCGATTCATGACGGAGGATGACAGATGA
- a CDS encoding AAA family ATPase has product MRLKRVEVTRFGRLQHSSFGDFSEGLNVVVGPNEAGKTTIVNFVRQALFGYVGKRKAESPYLSLAGKRLGRLVFTDDNGEWSIERIEGAHGGAVKVTTLEGSEYPDLLGCLTKGVIEGTYRVVFGFGLSELAQIEDGRMSGDGVLSRLYAAQTGSAVSPADVKKEFEKATATLKTQYNKLKAEIKELSGELAQLEAAAADFASERQRLDELGVRLGEALETREKARSASHQYALAIERFENGKRRLVEIAEEMEGYESEYAEKLAQLQQVTVDQRVLERASQLEPVIAELSGFRQRLAAIGAHDQELAALSAKAERILSDVALDSAQASEADIGPETMAGIEKWREQLAGFQAACDLSSRDADEAEMALRCFTPPPAVAAEMTSPQRLPAAILFGVGLLLLLAGALLGEVLLAVAGFALAALGVGLHLWLARGSGAAVTSDLSAGNLEAQAMTARKKAEAHVERLSDVRGEWRTWLGARGLAFSGEDPAAVSTVASAIKQWRDVCLDSDKVLNARARDEEWCQQYKGRLSAAGGDLAPGLSDSELQDVPMHAEALRKKLNETMVAARAREAAARDADRLKGLIESAKRKRENSASEIEDVLASCDVATDEEWQLSSLAESAGEVLRKANEDYDTLHQEHTALTQVLDLATQDSTMAERRLRLAEAQERRAELVDSYAASAIAARLIACAQDHHRQARQPEVIRKAGEIFTRITAGKYSGIAAPDEGGFMVFDQQTEAIPSSELSTGTVQQLYLALRFALVETLYGIGEGLPVLMDDILVNADPVRRERTAKAISELSSKRQVILFTCHPDTAELFEQIHPSTTRINL; this is encoded by the coding sequence ATGAGACTCAAGCGCGTCGAGGTCACGCGATTCGGCCGGTTGCAGCACTCATCGTTCGGGGATTTCTCGGAAGGGCTCAACGTCGTGGTCGGACCGAATGAGGCCGGCAAGACCACGATCGTCAACTTCGTCCGGCAGGCGCTCTTTGGGTATGTCGGCAAGCGGAAGGCCGAGTCGCCCTACCTATCTTTGGCGGGAAAACGCCTCGGGCGTCTTGTTTTTACCGACGATAATGGCGAGTGGTCTATCGAGCGAATCGAGGGAGCACACGGCGGGGCGGTCAAAGTTACCACCCTGGAGGGCTCGGAGTATCCGGATCTTCTGGGTTGCCTGACAAAGGGCGTGATTGAAGGGACGTACAGGGTGGTGTTTGGCTTCGGACTCTCGGAGCTCGCCCAGATCGAGGACGGCCGCATGTCCGGGGATGGCGTGCTCTCTCGGCTTTATGCAGCGCAAACCGGCTCAGCGGTAAGTCCTGCGGATGTCAAAAAGGAGTTCGAAAAAGCGACTGCCACCTTGAAGACTCAGTACAACAAGCTCAAGGCAGAGATCAAGGAGCTAAGCGGCGAGCTTGCCCAGCTTGAGGCAGCCGCAGCCGATTTCGCCTCCGAGCGGCAACGCCTCGATGAGCTGGGCGTCAGGCTGGGTGAGGCGCTAGAGACGCGCGAGAAAGCGCGCTCAGCGTCCCATCAGTACGCCCTGGCGATCGAACGCTTCGAGAACGGGAAAAGGCGCCTGGTTGAGATAGCTGAAGAGATGGAGGGGTATGAGTCCGAGTATGCCGAGAAGCTTGCACAGCTGCAGCAAGTCACTGTGGACCAGAGAGTTTTAGAGCGCGCTTCCCAGCTGGAGCCGGTCATCGCCGAGCTCTCAGGCTTTCGCCAGAGGCTTGCCGCTATTGGCGCTCACGATCAGGAGCTCGCAGCGCTATCCGCAAAAGCCGAGCGCATCTTGTCTGACGTCGCTCTAGATTCAGCTCAGGCTTCCGAAGCGGACATAGGTCCGGAGACGATGGCGGGAATCGAGAAGTGGCGCGAGCAGCTCGCTGGATTTCAGGCCGCTTGTGATCTGAGCTCCAGGGATGCCGATGAGGCGGAGATGGCGCTCAGGTGCTTTACGCCTCCACCTGCTGTTGCCGCTGAGATGACTTCGCCTCAAAGGCTCCCAGCAGCCATTTTGTTTGGCGTGGGGTTGCTGCTCCTTCTCGCCGGTGCCCTCCTCGGCGAGGTCCTTCTCGCCGTAGCCGGATTTGCGCTGGCTGCACTTGGTGTCGGCTTGCACCTCTGGCTTGCTCGGGGAAGCGGGGCCGCAGTGACTAGCGACCTCTCGGCAGGCAATCTCGAGGCGCAGGCTATGACCGCTCGGAAGAAGGCCGAAGCACACGTCGAGAGGCTCAGTGATGTTCGGGGTGAGTGGAGAACGTGGCTTGGCGCCCGGGGGCTGGCGTTCTCAGGCGAGGATCCGGCGGCTGTGTCTACCGTCGCCTCGGCGATAAAGCAGTGGCGAGATGTGTGCCTCGACAGCGACAAGGTGCTAAACGCCAGAGCCAGGGATGAAGAGTGGTGCCAGCAGTATAAAGGGCGGCTGAGTGCCGCAGGTGGGGATCTCGCACCCGGGCTAAGCGATTCAGAGCTCCAGGATGTGCCCATGCACGCGGAGGCGCTTCGCAAAAAGCTCAATGAGACCATGGTGGCTGCACGGGCCCGTGAGGCCGCCGCTCGCGATGCGGATCGTCTAAAAGGCCTTATCGAAAGCGCAAAGCGAAAGCGGGAGAATAGCGCTTCGGAGATCGAAGACGTGCTGGCTAGTTGCGATGTCGCGACGGATGAGGAGTGGCAGTTGAGTTCGCTGGCCGAGAGCGCCGGCGAAGTTTTGCGCAAGGCAAACGAGGATTACGACACATTGCACCAGGAGCACACGGCACTGACTCAAGTACTTGATTTGGCGACGCAGGATTCCACGATGGCAGAGAGGCGATTGCGGCTCGCCGAGGCGCAAGAGCGAAGAGCCGAGCTTGTCGACAGCTATGCGGCCTCAGCGATTGCGGCTCGCCTGATCGCGTGCGCCCAGGATCACCATCGGCAAGCGCGTCAGCCCGAGGTGATTCGCAAAGCTGGCGAGATATTCACCAGGATCACCGCCGGCAAGTATTCCGGCATAGCCGCTCCCGACGAGGGAGGGTTTATGGTCTTCGATCAGCAAACGGAGGCGATTCCTTCATCCGAGCTTTCGACCGGAACGGTTCAGCAGCTCTACCTAGCGCTGCGTTTTGCACTGGTAGAGACGTTGTACGGCATAGGTGAAGGGCTACCGGTTCTGATGGACGACATTCTGGTGAACGCCGATCCGGTGCGAAGAGAGCGCACAGCTAAGGCGATCTCGGAGCTCTCGTCGAAAAGGCAGGTCATACTCTTTACCTGTCATCCCGACACCGCCGAACTGTTTGAGCAGATCCATCCGTCTACCACTCGGATCAATCTTTGA
- the ccsA gene encoding cytochrome c biogenesis protein CcsA, protein MTTVGSLFMGLALVSTVVSIVALFWGRSLGPKEGEGATNLGYYATFIATGAATVACGIVVAAFLREDFTFMYVAQHHPTDVSPLRWLFQLSAIWAGREGSFMFWMWLITLFGAYVAWKRFPYTDQLSNIAIAIINVVQGIFLAKLFTEGHDPFKVSPPEWFGPGGELLTTTAMNPLLQHWAMILHPPTLFIGYAGFTVPFAFAMAALFVNDGSKEWVLRSDRITVFAWLFLALGNGIGAIWAYVVLGWGGYWAWDPVENASLIPQLTGIALLHAFTVYRKREGFKWWSVMMAAVTFAACILGTFIVRSGIIQSVHAFQEDLLSAWLFGFMMVLPIVLAAIGLWYRDAEFRNVDQFESLTSKEASFYFTNVIMILSSIVIAAMTLSPAFGGRVYGRDTFDALAHPFGIIFVLLMAVCPYLSWLKTDTATFWKHFRWPAISAAVLSVPLMAI, encoded by the coding sequence ATGACTACAGTTGGAAGCTTGTTTATGGGCCTTGCGCTTGTGTCCACCGTAGTGTCTATCGTAGCCCTTTTCTGGGGGCGTTCTTTGGGGCCCAAGGAAGGTGAAGGAGCTACCAATCTCGGGTATTATGCGACTTTCATTGCTACCGGCGCGGCGACCGTTGCATGCGGAATCGTCGTTGCGGCTTTCCTTCGAGAAGACTTTACCTTCATGTATGTGGCGCAACATCATCCCACCGATGTCTCGCCCTTGCGCTGGCTATTTCAACTCTCTGCGATATGGGCTGGCCGCGAAGGCTCTTTCATGTTTTGGATGTGGTTGATCACGCTCTTCGGGGCATACGTTGCATGGAAGCGCTTCCCATACACCGATCAGCTCTCCAACATCGCAATAGCGATAATCAATGTCGTGCAAGGCATCTTCCTGGCCAAGCTCTTCACCGAGGGCCATGATCCGTTCAAGGTCTCCCCACCAGAGTGGTTTGGACCTGGTGGCGAACTTCTAACCACTACCGCCATGAACCCACTGTTGCAGCACTGGGCGATGATTCTGCATCCCCCCACGCTTTTTATTGGCTACGCAGGGTTTACGGTGCCTTTCGCCTTTGCCATGGCTGCGCTTTTTGTCAATGACGGATCCAAGGAATGGGTTCTTCGTTCCGACAGGATCACCGTATTTGCGTGGCTCTTTCTTGCCCTTGGTAACGGAATCGGTGCCATCTGGGCATACGTCGTGCTGGGCTGGGGAGGCTACTGGGCCTGGGATCCGGTGGAAAACGCATCCTTGATTCCACAGCTTACGGGTATCGCCTTGCTTCATGCTTTCACGGTGTATCGGAAGCGGGAAGGCTTCAAATGGTGGTCGGTGATGATGGCGGCGGTGACATTCGCTGCGTGTATCCTTGGCACATTTATCGTACGCTCCGGAATAATTCAATCCGTACATGCGTTCCAAGAAGATCTTCTCTCGGCGTGGCTGTTTGGATTCATGATGGTATTGCCTATTGTGCTGGCAGCTATTGGTCTTTGGTATCGCGACGCCGAGTTTAGAAACGTCGATCAATTCGAATCGCTAACCTCGAAAGAGGCATCGTTCTACTTTACGAACGTCATCATGATTTTGTCATCGATCGTGATCGCGGCAATGACGTTGTCTCCCGCTTTCGGCGGCAGAGTTTACGGTCGCGATACCTTTGATGCCCTGGCTCATCCATTCGGTATCATTTTCGTGCTGCTGATGGCGGTGTGTCCCTATCTTTCCTGGCTCAAAACGGACACCGCGACTTTCTGGAAGCACTTCAGGTGGCCTGCGATCAGCGCGGCGGTCCTCAGCGTTCCGTTGATGGCTATCT
- a CDS encoding HAMP domain-containing protein, whose product MLLSLLTVALLSAGPLSWYFLNELQAYGVRKLEERLKSEAGLVAAMTASIGIEEHQDLSEALRESALEVNSSLIVLDSDGNLVASSFDASEARINYSQRPEVRMALEGERGQRMTSAPDGRLELFNAIPIIRDGGVEGVAYVSARTFSIATLLQDYLGTLVLLAIVFAIATLLLAETLARWLSGPLRKLEVGAEAFAAGDLGVRVRPEGPRETRAAGEAFNTMADQVGSIVAELVKEERRKSQFVSDVSHELKSPLTAIRGTAETLLENDIPESDRRRFLATIVRESKRLARLAEDLLALQRIEGATGELPMRRVNLLEVAQGAIEGLAHNAAERQVTISLSGNPPAVLGDPDRLQQVITNIVDNAVRHTPAGGRVTLELGRDETHTLVSVSDEGPGIPEESLPYIFDRFYRAQTSRDRATGGAGLGLAIARSIIVRHAGEITATNIEGRGARFTFRLPSLKD is encoded by the coding sequence ATGTTGCTGTCACTTCTGACTGTGGCTTTGCTCTCCGCGGGACCTCTTTCATGGTACTTCCTGAATGAGCTGCAAGCTTATGGCGTGCGCAAGCTTGAAGAGAGACTTAAAAGTGAAGCCGGGCTGGTAGCGGCGATGACGGCCTCGATCGGAATTGAGGAGCACCAGGATCTCTCGGAGGCGTTGCGCGAATCAGCACTTGAGGTCAACTCGAGCCTTATCGTGCTCGACAGCGACGGCAACCTCGTCGCGAGCTCCTTCGATGCGAGCGAGGCCCGCATAAACTACTCGCAGCGCCCCGAGGTCCGCATGGCGCTCGAGGGAGAGCGGGGTCAGCGGATGACTAGCGCTCCGGACGGACGACTGGAGCTTTTCAACGCGATCCCCATCATCCGCGATGGCGGAGTAGAGGGCGTCGCTTATGTCTCGGCGCGCACCTTCTCGATCGCAACACTCCTGCAAGACTACCTTGGCACTCTTGTGCTCCTGGCAATCGTGTTCGCGATAGCCACTTTGCTGCTCGCGGAAACTCTCGCGCGCTGGCTATCTGGGCCTCTGCGGAAACTCGAGGTCGGCGCCGAGGCTTTTGCGGCGGGTGACCTTGGAGTCCGGGTGCGGCCCGAGGGCCCACGCGAAACCAGAGCCGCCGGCGAGGCTTTCAACACGATGGCCGACCAGGTGGGCAGCATCGTCGCCGAACTGGTCAAGGAGGAGCGGCGAAAATCGCAGTTTGTTTCGGATGTCAGTCACGAACTGAAAAGTCCACTGACGGCAATTCGTGGCACGGCCGAAACTCTACTCGAAAATGACATCCCGGAGTCCGACAGACGGCGATTTCTCGCCACGATCGTAAGGGAGTCAAAGCGTCTAGCTCGGCTTGCAGAAGACCTGCTGGCGCTACAGCGCATAGAGGGTGCCACCGGCGAGTTGCCCATGCGAAGAGTCAACCTGCTTGAGGTCGCGCAAGGCGCAATCGAAGGCCTCGCGCACAACGCCGCAGAGCGGCAGGTAACGATATCGCTGAGCGGAAACCCGCCCGCGGTTCTCGGCGATCCCGATCGTCTGCAGCAGGTGATAACCAACATCGTCGATAACGCTGTGCGACACACGCCTGCCGGAGGGAGGGTGACTCTGGAGCTCGGTCGCGACGAAACTCACACGCTGGTTTCCGTCTCCGATGAAGGCCCTGGCATTCCGGAAGAGTCCCTGCCCTACATATTCGACCGCTTCTATCGCGCTCAGACGAGCCGGGACCGCGCTACCGGAGGCGCCGGTTTGGGGCTCGCCATCGCCCGCTCCATCATCGTGCGTCATGCAGGAGAGATTACCGCGACCAACATAGAAGGCCGCGGAGCCCGGTTCACCTTCAGGTTGCCGTCACTCAAAGATTGA
- a CDS encoding transcriptional regulator: protein MKFFRVGDKVLSREKLITAIEKILAEREAGATQEEVARSFGVQRTFISFLESLGEIRRGPKVALVGFPVANPSCVEELGERKGLDMVLVFSQEQRENIETEAGYDVFNRLLETLAALREFDVVLLLASDWRIELMKRVLGAEVIGIPLGSTPLRSDVEVDLGELERVIDDVLSARARKPRAGSVSAALMEAAKMAERWSESRKS, encoded by the coding sequence GTGAAGTTCTTTCGCGTGGGCGACAAAGTCCTGAGTCGCGAGAAGCTCATCACCGCTATCGAAAAGATCCTTGCGGAGAGGGAGGCTGGCGCAACTCAGGAGGAGGTGGCACGATCTTTTGGCGTGCAGCGCACCTTTATCTCCTTCCTGGAGTCTTTGGGCGAGATCCGGCGTGGGCCCAAAGTCGCGCTTGTGGGCTTTCCGGTCGCCAATCCCTCGTGCGTCGAAGAGCTAGGTGAGCGCAAGGGGCTGGACATGGTGCTCGTGTTCTCCCAGGAACAGAGGGAGAACATCGAGACAGAGGCGGGATACGACGTGTTCAACCGCCTTCTCGAGACGCTTGCTGCGCTAAGAGAGTTCGATGTGGTGCTCCTGCTGGCCAGCGATTGGCGCATCGAGCTTATGAAGCGCGTTCTTGGCGCCGAGGTTATCGGTATTCCCCTTGGCTCGACACCGCTTCGCTCAGACGTGGAGGTCGATCTCGGCGAGCTGGAGCGAGTGATCGACGATGTGCTGTCAGCTCGTGCTCGCAAACCGCGTGCAGGGAGTGTCAGCGCCGCACTGATGGAGGCGGCAAAGATGGCTGAGAGGTGGTCTGAATCAAGGAAGTCCTGA